In the Theobroma cacao cultivar B97-61/B2 chromosome 1, Criollo_cocoa_genome_V2, whole genome shotgun sequence genome, one interval contains:
- the LOC108661391 gene encoding uncharacterized protein LOC108661391, whose protein sequence is MTNVLQKLYQGLATAKDIIHNLQEMFGEQNRSAQQAAIKGLRSTKMVESSPVWEHVSMMISFINVPEMLGVEMDVETKVDVILFSIPKSFNQLVLNYYMNKMVVTPSKLLNMLQVAENLIKKEKPTVILIEEASGYFDTFHICNMLQGLRENPK, encoded by the exons ATGACCAATGTGTTGCAAAAGCTGTATCAAGGCCTAGCTACCGCCAAGGATATAATTCATAACTTGCAGGAGATGTTTGGAGAACAAAATCGTAGTGCACAACAAGCAGCTATAAAAGGCCTTAGGTCCACTAAAATGGTGGAAAGTAGTCCAGTTTGGGAACATGTCTCGATGATGATTTCATTCATTAATGTACCGGAGATGCTTGGTGTAGAGATGGATGTTGAAACAAAGGTTGATGTCATCCTATTTTCCATACCAAAATCCTTCAATCAGCTTGTTTTGAACTATTACATGAATAAGATGGTGGTGACACCATCTAAGCTACTCAATATGTTGCAAGTAGCGGAGAATTTGATAAAGAAGGAAAAGCCTACTGTCATATTGATTGAAGAGGCAAGTGGCT ATTTTGACACTTTTCATATTTGCAATATGTTGCAAGGGCTCAGAGAAAACCCAAAGTAA